CGAAGTTCGTCCAGCAGCGCGTCATCGATGCGGAATGATGTGCGTACGGTGCCACGGCCGGGCTTGAGGAAGTCGATGGCGCCTGCGCGGTCCCACACGTAGTAGTCGCGGCCGAGGATGTGCAGCAGGCCGAGCATCCAGAACGGATCGGTCATCGCGAAAAGGCTGCCGCCGAAGTGGGTACCAACGTAGTTGCGGTTCCATGGCCGAAGGCGCAGCTCGACATCGATCTGCCGGTAGTCGGGGGTGATGCGGGTGACGTGGATGCCGGTGAACAGGAAGGGCGGCCAGAGGTTGATGCCGAAGCGGAACAGGCGGGCGTTCATGCGGATCCGGGGGGCGCTGGGCGAGGTGTCCAGTCTAACCATTCGCATGCGTATGTTGCACCCCGGTGGCGCCGGTCACGCGCTGCCGTCGATCACATACCCGTCGCGCCCATTCGCTTTGGCCTGGTACAGCGCGGTGTCGGCCCCTTCGACGAAATGATGCGGTTGCAGCTCGCCGTC
This genomic window from Stenotrophomonas maltophilia contains:
- a CDS encoding DUF4442 domain-containing protein; its protein translation is MNARLFRFGINLWPPFLFTGIHVTRITPDYRQIDVELRLRPWNRNYVGTHFGGSLFAMTDPFWMLGLLHILGRDYYVWDRAGAIDFLKPGRGTVRTSFRIDDALLDELRAEAASGDKVLRWFSNDVVDESGEVVAQVRKQVYLRLKPHAR